Proteins co-encoded in one Salarias fasciatus chromosome 4, fSalaFa1.1, whole genome shotgun sequence genomic window:
- the LOC115386471 gene encoding transcription factor Sox-9-like, producing the protein MNLFDAYLKMTEEQEKCHSDAPSPSMSEDSAGSPCPSGSGSDTENTRPTDNHLLRAGDCKTEGEDEKFPVCIKDAVSQVLKGYDWTLVPMPVRVNGSSKSKPHVKRPMNAFMVWAQAARRKLADQYPHLHNAELSKTLGKLWRLLNEVEKRPFVEEAERLRVQHKKDHPDYKYQPRRRKSVKNGQSEGPEDGEQTHISPNAIFKALQQADSPASSMGEVHSPGEHSGQSQGPPTPPTTPKTDLPSSKADLKREGRTVADGASRQINIDFGAVDIGELSSDVISNIGSFDVDEFDQYLPPHSHAAAQAGYAGSYGLSSSSVSQATGCWISKQQQQQQQQQHSLTTLGGGGGGGGGGEQGQQGQQRTTQIKTEQLSPSHYSEQQGSPQHATYGSFNPQHYSTSSYPSITRVQYDYPDQQGAAGSYYSHTAAQGSGLYSSFSYMSSSQRPMYTPIADSAGIPSVPQTHSPQHWEQQPTYTQLSRP; encoded by the exons ATGAATCTCTTCGACGCGTACCTGAAGATGACAGAAGAACAGGAGAAGTGTCACTCCGACGCTCCCAGTCCCAGCATGTCCGAGGACTCGGCCGGCTCTCCGTGCCcgtccggctccggctccgacACGGAGAACACCCGGCCGACGGACAACCACCTGCTGCGGGCCGGAGACTGCAAGACGGAGGGCGAGGACGAGAAGTTCCCCGTGTGCATCAAGGACGCGGTGTCCCAGGTCCTGAAGGGCTACGACTGGACGCTCGTGCCGATGCCCGTGCGCGTCAACGGCTCGTCCAAGAGCAAGCCGCACGTGAAGAGGCCCATGAACGCCTTCATGGTGTGGGCTCAGGCCGCGCGGAGGAAGCTGGCCGACCAGTACCCGCATCTGCACAACGCGGAGCTCAGCAAGACTCTCGGGAAGCTCTGGAG ATTACTCAATGAAGTGGAGAAACGTCCGTTTGTGGAGGAGGCTGAGCGTTTGAGGGTGCAACACAAGAAGGATCACCCCGATTACAAATACCAGCCGAGACGCAGGAAGTCTGTGAAGAACGGCCAGAGTGAAGGACCTGAGGACGGAGAGCAAACCCACATCTCTCCGAACGCGATCTTCAaggcgctgcagcaggcagaCTCTCCTGCGTCCAGCATGGGCGAAGTGCACTCACCCGGAGAGCATTCAG GTCAGTCACAGGGACCTCCAACGCCTCCAACCACCCCGAAGACGGACCTCCCGTCCAGCAAGGCCGACTTGAAGCGTGAAGGTCGCACCGTGGCGGACGGCGCGAGTCGCCAGATCAACATTGACTTTGGCGCCGTGGACATCGGCGAGCTGAGCAGCGACGTCATCTCCAACATCGGAAGCTTCGACGTCGACGAGTTCGATCAGTACCTGCCGCCTCACAGCCACGCTGCGGCCCAGGCAGGCTACGCCGGCAGCTAcggcctcagcagctcctccgtcagccAGGCCACCGGATGCTGGAtatccaaacagcagcagcagcagcagcagcagcaacactctCTGACGAccctgggaggaggaggaggaggaggaggaggaggagagcaaggCCAGCAAGGCCAGCAGAGAACCACCCAGATTAAAACGGAGCAGCTGAGTCCCAGCCACTACAGCGAGCAGCAGGGCTCCCCGCAGCACGCCACCTACGGCTCCTTCAACCCCCAGCACTACAGCACCTCCTCCTACCCCTCCATCACCAGAGTACAGTACGACTACCCAGACCAGCAGGGCGCCGCCGGCTCCTACTACAGCCACACGGCGGCTCAGGGCTCCGGCCTGTACTCCAGCTTCAGCTACATGAGCTCCAGCCAGAGGCCCATGTACACTCCCATCGCCGACTCCGCCGGGATCCCCTCTGTGCCACAGACCCACAGTCCTCAGCACTGGGAGCAGCAGCCCACATACACACAACTGTCCAGACCCTGA
- the LOC115386472 gene encoding transcription factor Sox-9-like, giving the protein MNLFDAYLTMAEEQRCHSDAPSPSMSEDSAGSPCPSGSGSDTENTRPTDNHLLRAGDCKTEGEDEKFPVCIKDAVSQVLKGYDWTLVPMPVRVNGSSKSKPHVKRPMNAFMVWAQAARRKLADQYPHLHNAELSKTLGKLWRLLNEVEKRPFVEEAERLRVQHKKDYPDYKYQPRRRKSVKNGQSEGPEDGEQTHISPNAIFKALQQADSPASSMGEVHSPGEHSGQSQGPPTPPTTPKTDLPSSKADLKREGRTVADGASRQINIDFGAVDIGELSSDVISNIGSFDVDEFDQYLPPHSHAAAQAGYAGSYGLSSSSVSQATGCWISKQQQQQQQQQHSLTTLGGGGGGGGGGEQGQQGQQRTTQIKTEQLSPSHYSEQQGSPQHATYGSFNPQHYSTSSYPSITRVQYDYPDQQGAAGSYYSHTAAQGSGLYSSFSYMSSSQRPMYTPIADSAGIPSVPQTHSPQHWEQQPTYTQLSRP; this is encoded by the exons ATGAATCTGTTCGACGCTTATCTGACGATGGCCGAGGAACAGAGGTGTCACTCCGACGCTCCCAGTCCCAGCATGTCCGAGGACTCGGCCGGCTCTCCGTGCCcgtccggctccggctccgacACGGAGAACACCCGGCCGACGGACAACCACCTGCTGCGGGCCGGAGACTGCAAGACGGAGGGCGAGGACGAGAAGTTCCCCGTGTGCATCAAGGACGCGGTGTCCCAGGTCCTGAAGGGCTACGACTGGACGCTCGTGCCGATGCCCGTGCGCGTCAACGGCTCGTCCAAGAGCAAGCCGCACGTGAAGAGGCCCATGAACGCCTTCATGGTGTGGGCTCAGGCCGCGCGGAGGAAGCTGGCCGACCAGTACCCGCATCTGCACAACGCGGAGCTCAGCAAGACTCTCGGGAAGCTCTGGAG ATTACTCAATGAAGTGGAGAAACGGCCGTTTGTGGAGGAGGCTGAGCGTTTGAGGGTGCAACACAAGAAAGATTATCCCGATTACAAATACCAGCCGAGACGCAGAAAGTCTGTGAAGAACGGCCAGAGTGAAGGACCTGAGGACGGAGAGCAAACCCACATCTCTCCGAACGCGATCTTCAaggcgctgcagcaggcagaCTCTCCTGCGTCCAGCATGGGCGAAGTGCACTCACCCGGAGAGCATTCAG GTCAGTCACAGGGACCTCCAACGCCTCCAACCACCCCGAAGACGGACCTCCCGTCCAGCAAGGCCGACTTGAAGCGTGAAGGTCGCACCGTGGCGGACGGCGCGAGTCGCCAGATCAACATTGACTTTGGCGCCGTGGACATCGGCGAGCTGAGCAGCGACGTCATCTCCAACATCGGAAGCTTCGACGTCGACGAGTTCGATCAGTACCTGCCGCCTCACAGCCACGCTGCGGCCCAGGCAGGCTACGCCGGCAGCTAcggcctcagcagctcctccgtcagccAGGCCACCGGATGCTGGAtatccaaacagcagcagcagcagcagcagcagcaacactctCTGACGAccctgggaggaggaggaggaggaggaggaggaggagagcaaggCCAGCAAGGCCAGCAGAGAACCACCCAGATTAAAACGGAGCAGCTGAGTCCCAGCCACTACAGCGAGCAGCAGGGCTCCCCGCAGCACGCCACCTACGGCTCCTTCAACCCCCAGCACTACAGCACCTCCTCCTACCCCTCCATCACCAGAGTACAGTACGACTACCCAGACCAGCAGGGCGCCGCCGGCTCCTACTACAGCCACACGGCGGCTCAGGGCTCCGGCCTGTACTCCAGCTTCAGCTACATGAGCTCCAGCCAGAGGCCCATGTACACTCCCATCGCCGACTCCGCCGGGATCCCCTCTGTGCCACAGACCCACAGTCCTCAGCACTGGGAGCAGCAGCCCACATACACACAACTGTCCAGACCCTGA